The following are encoded together in the Timaviella obliquedivisa GSE-PSE-MK23-08B genome:
- a CDS encoding TspO/MBR family protein: MIKSWMVIGGVTLVAGLLVQLFMTPRGIKWFKRLRRPSWLTFEAAIPIIWTTVFICGAWSATLVWETLAKTQAGRSQAWLFMGGYLLVELVTLAYSPVMMNLQSLKVGTLIGGTGALLAALLAIAVWQVSQTAAWLLLPYLLWSPIGTYTTWAMAQLNPQDA, translated from the coding sequence ATGATCAAATCTTGGATGGTCATTGGCGGCGTTACTTTGGTTGCCGGACTACTGGTTCAACTCTTCATGACTCCCCGTGGGATCAAGTGGTTCAAACGCCTTCGTCGTCCCAGTTGGCTAACGTTTGAAGCAGCAATCCCGATTATTTGGACAACCGTTTTTATTTGCGGAGCTTGGTCCGCCACCCTAGTTTGGGAAACTCTAGCGAAAACTCAAGCGGGGCGCTCGCAAGCCTGGCTATTCATGGGCGGCTACCTGCTGGTAGAACTCGTTACCCTTGCCTATAGCCCTGTGATGATGAACCTCCAAAGCCTCAAGGTTGGCACCCTCATCGGTGGAACTGGAGCCTTGTTGGCAGCATTATTGGCGATCGCAGTTTGGCAGGTTTCACAAACTGCGGCTTGGCTCTTGCTCCCCTATTTGCTCTGGAGTCCTATTGGCACCTACACGACCTGGGCAATGGCACAGCTTAATCCTCAAGATGCCTAA
- a CDS encoding D-alanyl-D-alanine dipeptidase, producing MKLYQQVPIQECGESLLPIPIYQFAAEQPHPYVRLGAPYGERSPYYLRQGVLERLLQAQHFLQIEYPNWRIQIFDAYRPIAVQQFMVDYTLAQTVQARGLHLWDLTETQRQEFLEEVYEFWAVPNLNPAMPPPHSTGAAIDVTLVDGEGAIAMGSPIDEMSPRSYPDYFRDSLSNRTFHHNRQILKQAMIKAEFRQHPKEWWHYSHGDQLWAWLGNQASESPLIAQYGRAEDFF from the coding sequence ATGAAACTCTACCAGCAAGTTCCAATTCAAGAATGCGGAGAATCACTCCTGCCGATTCCTATTTATCAGTTTGCAGCCGAGCAGCCGCATCCTTATGTCAGGTTAGGTGCGCCCTATGGAGAGCGCTCTCCTTATTATCTTCGGCAAGGTGTCCTAGAACGCCTGCTACAAGCGCAACATTTTCTGCAAATAGAGTACCCAAACTGGCGCATCCAAATTTTCGATGCCTACCGCCCGATCGCCGTTCAGCAGTTTATGGTGGATTACACTCTAGCGCAAACGGTTCAGGCTAGAGGGTTACATCTGTGGGATCTTACTGAAACACAGCGCCAGGAGTTTTTAGAAGAAGTCTACGAATTTTGGGCAGTTCCAAACCTAAATCCGGCAATGCCGCCGCCTCATAGCACAGGCGCAGCAATCGATGTCACTTTGGTTGATGGAGAGGGCGCGATCGCCATGGGTTCACCCATTGATGAAATGTCACCCCGGTCTTACCCCGATTACTTTAGAGACTCTTTATCAAACCGCACCTTTCACCATAATCGCCAGATTCTCAAACAAGCCATGATCAAGGCCGAGTTTCGGCAGCATCCTAAAGAATGGTGGCATTATTCCCACGGCGACCAACTCTGGGCATGGTTAGGCAATCAAGCATCAGAATCCCCACTGATCGCTCAATATGGCAGGGCTGAAGATTTTTTTTGA
- a CDS encoding cation:proton antiporter — protein sequence MVDLTLWTFFSPLLATEAQAETGSLVLAGVLLSLVVIYLAAKLVGELCARINLPSVLGELVGGVLVGVSAFNLLIFPDSSGAFHSLILDFLQVTAGLTPEAIPGVGSSISEVISLLSELGVIILLFEIGLESNLKELIRVGPQAAVVAIVGVAVPFAAGTSGLILLFGVPAIPAIFAGAALTATSIGITAKVLAELQKLSSREGQIIIGAAVLDDVLGIIVLAVVASLAKTGEIQVSNIVYLVVGASVFLIGSIFLGRLLSPYFVALVDRLQTRGNLLLSSLIFAFVLSYIGAVIHLEAILGAFAAGLILAETDKQRELEEQILPIADMLVPIFFVVVGARTDVSVLNPFVPSNQEGLIIASFLVIVAIIGKVVTGLGVFGQPGINRLAIGVGMIPRGEVGLVFAGVGSTTGILDKSLNAAIIVMVIITTFIAPPLLRIVFDKADKAIEEAKSES from the coding sequence ATGGTTGATCTCACTTTATGGACTTTTTTTTCTCCCCTACTGGCTACCGAAGCCCAAGCTGAAACAGGCTCCCTCGTTTTAGCAGGCGTTTTACTGAGCTTAGTCGTGATTTATCTCGCTGCCAAACTGGTTGGAGAACTTTGCGCCCGTATTAATCTTCCTTCTGTGTTAGGAGAACTCGTGGGCGGCGTTTTGGTGGGCGTATCTGCCTTCAATCTCCTGATTTTTCCTGATAGCAGCGGAGCCTTTCACTCGCTCATTCTCGACTTTCTGCAAGTTACCGCAGGGCTAACCCCCGAAGCCATTCCTGGCGTAGGCAGTTCTATCAGCGAAGTCATTTCCTTGCTGTCGGAACTAGGCGTGATTATCCTTCTGTTTGAAATCGGTCTAGAGTCTAACCTAAAGGAACTCATTCGCGTGGGACCGCAAGCTGCTGTAGTGGCGATCGTAGGGGTGGCAGTGCCGTTCGCAGCAGGCACGAGTGGATTGATTCTTTTGTTTGGAGTCCCTGCAATTCCAGCAATCTTTGCGGGGGCGGCATTGACGGCAACTAGCATCGGTATTACTGCCAAAGTGCTGGCAGAACTTCAGAAGCTAAGTTCTAGAGAAGGGCAAATTATTATTGGGGCAGCGGTGTTGGATGATGTACTCGGTATCATCGTTCTGGCAGTTGTGGCTAGCCTTGCTAAAACTGGAGAAATCCAGGTCAGTAATATTGTTTATCTAGTTGTTGGCGCAAGCGTTTTTCTGATTGGCTCCATTTTTCTGGGTCGTCTACTCAGCCCGTATTTTGTGGCATTGGTCGATCGCCTCCAAACCCGTGGCAATCTTTTGCTTTCCTCCCTAATCTTTGCTTTTGTGTTGTCTTACATTGGCGCAGTGATTCACCTTGAAGCAATTTTAGGCGCTTTTGCCGCCGGGTTAATTCTTGCCGAAACTGACAAACAAAGAGAGCTAGAAGAACAGATCTTGCCGATCGCCGATATGCTTGTTCCAATTTTCTTTGTGGTGGTAGGCGCGAGAACCGATGTCAGCGTCCTTAACCCATTTGTGCCCAGCAATCAAGAGGGCTTGATTATTGCTTCCTTTCTGGTAATCGTGGCAATTATTGGCAAGGTTGTAACGGGCTTAGGCGTGTTTGGACAACCGGGCATTAATCGGCTAGCGATCGGGGTGGGTATGATTCCTCGGGGTGAAGTAGGGCTAGTTTTCGCAGGTGTAGGCTCAACCACAGGCATTCTCGACAAGTCTCTCAACGCCGCCATCATTGTTATGGTAATTATCACTACCTTCATAGCTCCTCCGTTATTGCGCATCGTTTTCGACAAAGCAGATAAAGCGATCGAAGAAGCAAAGTCCGAAAGCTAA
- a CDS encoding carbon-nitrogen hydrolase family protein: MKSYVVAAVQMNSLPDLEKNLAQAEDLIDLAVRQGAELICLPENFSFLGDETAKFAQAGAIAQGSEKFLKTMAQRYQITLLGGGFPVPAPTGKVYNTALLIGPSGEELSRYEKVHLFDVNLPDGNTYQESEAVSPGEQMPSVYPSKELGHLGLSVCYDVRFPELYRHLSQMGAEVLFIPAAFTAYTGKDHWQVLLQARAIENTCYVVAPAQTGKHNSRRQSHGHAVIIDPWGIILADAGEQPGVAIASIEPSRLEQVRRQMPSLQHRVFI; this comes from the coding sequence ATGAAGTCTTACGTTGTTGCTGCCGTGCAAATGAACAGTCTGCCAGATTTAGAAAAAAATCTGGCGCAGGCAGAAGATCTCATTGACCTTGCTGTCCGCCAAGGGGCTGAGTTGATTTGTCTGCCAGAGAACTTTTCGTTTTTAGGGGATGAAACTGCCAAATTTGCTCAAGCAGGGGCGATCGCCCAAGGCAGCGAAAAATTCCTCAAAACGATGGCACAACGCTATCAAATCACGCTATTGGGCGGCGGATTTCCGGTTCCTGCCCCCACAGGCAAAGTTTATAATACTGCCCTTTTGATTGGTCCTAGCGGCGAAGAGCTATCTCGCTACGAGAAAGTTCACCTATTCGATGTGAATTTACCGGATGGTAATACCTATCAGGAATCTGAGGCAGTGTCGCCAGGAGAACAAATGCCTTCAGTGTATCCCTCTAAAGAATTAGGACATTTGGGGCTTTCGGTTTGTTATGACGTGCGATTTCCTGAACTATATCGCCATTTGTCGCAGATGGGCGCAGAGGTGTTGTTTATTCCAGCAGCTTTTACGGCTTATACCGGTAAAGATCACTGGCAAGTTTTGTTACAGGCACGGGCGATCGAAAATACCTGCTATGTTGTTGCCCCTGCCCAGACGGGTAAGCATAATTCGCGCCGTCAGTCCCATGGTCATGCAGTGATTATTGACCCGTGGGGGATTATTTTGGCAGATGCAGGCGAGCAGCCTGGCGTGGCGATCGCCTCGATCGAACCTTCTCGCTTAGAGCAAGTCCGTCGTCAAATGCCATCTTTGCAACATCGCGTTTTTATTTAA
- the murI gene encoding glutamate racemase, with protein sequence MNPSESQFCPSASSSETQRDRIGVFDSGVGGLTVLRELYRQLPNESILYFGDTARLPYGTRSQAEIVQFSREILIWMQQQGVKMVMMACNTSSALALEIVRSEFNIPILGIILPGARAAVQAGKRIGVIATPATAASNAYRQAIQEIDSSVQVWQMACPEFVPLIEHDRIREPYAQEVAQEYLAPLLDQEIDTLVHGCTHYPHLNPVLKSILPPSVKIVDPAVHLVKAASQELDLLGLKNTRVALPTRFCVSSAPARFAQLSVQWLGCTPLVEQVDIREMTRQSMLKAVD encoded by the coding sequence ATAAATCCCTCAGAATCCCAATTTTGTCCTAGTGCTTCCTCTTCTGAGACTCAGCGCGATCGAATTGGGGTTTTTGATAGCGGCGTGGGTGGGCTGACGGTTCTGAGGGAACTGTATCGTCAACTGCCGAACGAATCGATTCTTTACTTTGGCGATACTGCCCGTCTGCCCTATGGCACCCGCTCTCAAGCCGAAATTGTGCAGTTCTCCCGCGAAATCCTGATATGGATGCAGCAGCAGGGCGTAAAGATGGTGATGATGGCGTGCAATACTAGCTCGGCGCTGGCATTGGAAATAGTGCGATCGGAGTTTAATATTCCGATTTTGGGCATCATTTTACCCGGTGCCCGCGCAGCAGTCCAGGCAGGCAAACGCATCGGCGTTATTGCCACGCCCGCCACAGCAGCCAGCAATGCCTATCGTCAGGCTATTCAGGAGATCGACTCAAGTGTTCAGGTTTGGCAAATGGCTTGTCCCGAATTCGTGCCCTTAATTGAGCACGATCGCATTCGTGAGCCTTATGCCCAGGAAGTTGCCCAAGAGTACTTAGCGCCATTGTTAGATCAAGAGATCGACACACTGGTACATGGCTGCACTCACTATCCTCACCTCAACCCAGTTTTAAAGTCTATTCTGCCGCCGTCGGTCAAAATTGTTGACCCAGCGGTACATTTAGTCAAAGCTGCTTCCCAAGAATTAGATTTATTAGGCTTAAAAAATACGCGGGTGGCGTTGCCCACGCGGTTCTGTGTCAGCAGCGCTCCGGCTCGGTTTGCCCAACTATCAGTGCAGTGGCTAGGCTGTACGCCGTTGGTAGAACAGGTCGATATCCGAGAAATGACTCGTCAATCTATGCTCAAGGCAGTAGATTAA